The following proteins are co-located in the Terriglobia bacterium genome:
- the nadA gene encoding quinolinate synthase NadA: MATVIASSCRLDNYLVLPDTSMDERIAAAKRELGEDCVILGHHYQRDEVIRFADHTGDSYKLSKMAAQARGQYIVFCGVHFMAESADVLSRPDQVVVLPDLNAGCSMADMAEITQVEDCWEQLAALGLTSDAGEGMTPITYMNSTAAIKAFCGERGGLVCTSSNARGAFEWGFAKNGKILFLPDQHLGRNTGYAMQIPLGEMVVWDPFLPQGGQSKDRLRAARVILWKGHCSVHQRFLPEHVDKVRAKYPGIQVIVHPECRLEVCQKADGIGSTEKLIKMVEQAPAGSKFAIGTEIHLINRLAKQVAPEKTVITLDDSGCLCTTMFRISPQHLCWALENLVDGNVVNRIQVADEVKRWARVALDRMLEIQ, from the coding sequence GTGGCAACAGTAATTGCTTCCAGTTGCAGGCTGGACAACTATCTTGTCCTGCCCGATACCTCGATGGACGAGCGCATCGCCGCCGCCAAGCGCGAACTGGGCGAGGACTGCGTCATCCTGGGACATCACTACCAGCGCGACGAGGTGATCCGGTTCGCGGACCACACCGGCGATTCCTACAAGCTTTCCAAAATGGCGGCGCAGGCGCGCGGCCAGTACATCGTCTTCTGCGGCGTACATTTCATGGCGGAAAGTGCCGACGTGCTCAGCCGTCCCGACCAAGTGGTGGTTCTGCCCGACTTGAACGCCGGCTGTTCCATGGCCGACATGGCCGAAATCACCCAGGTGGAAGACTGCTGGGAGCAACTGGCCGCCCTGGGCCTGACCAGCGACGCGGGCGAGGGCATGACGCCGATCACCTACATGAATTCCACGGCGGCGATCAAGGCGTTTTGCGGCGAGCGCGGCGGGCTGGTGTGCACGTCGTCGAATGCGCGCGGCGCGTTCGAGTGGGGATTCGCCAAGAATGGAAAAATCCTTTTCCTGCCCGACCAGCACCTGGGACGCAATACCGGCTACGCGATGCAGATACCGCTCGGTGAGATGGTGGTGTGGGACCCGTTCCTGCCGCAGGGCGGGCAAAGCAAGGACCGGCTGCGCGCGGCCCGCGTAATCCTGTGGAAGGGCCACTGCTCGGTGCATCAGCGCTTCCTGCCGGAGCACGTGGATAAGGTGCGCGCGAAATATCCCGGCATTCAGGTCATCGTGCATCCCGAGTGCCGGCTGGAGGTCTGCCAGAAGGCGGACGGCATCGGCTCGACCGAGAAGCTGATCAAGATGGTGGAGCAGGCGCCCGCGGGCTCGAAATTTGCCATCGGCACGGAGATACACCTGATCAACCGGCTGGCCAAGCAAGTGGCGCCGGAGAAGACGGTGATCACCCTTGACGATTCCGGTTGCCTGTGCACCACCATGTTCCGCATCTCGCCGCAGCATTTGTGCTGGGCGCTGGAAAACCTGGTGGACGGCAACGTGGTGAACCGCATCCAGGTCGCGGACGAGGTGAAGCGCTGGGCGCGGGTGGCGCTGGACCGGATGCTGGAAATTCAGTGA
- a CDS encoding TonB family protein, producing the protein MGTILTGETEPPKDEGANDRRTSLRRSVVDSQLITVDLAFQTGALLLDLSETGMGVQALGSVPSGTTTPLHFDLPETGGRIVGVGRIAWTDSSGRLGIRFEEIAERSRLHLAQWLARDRRPLIAPGPNVALPSWPPAHTRDEIAALRRELTSDKLTGDAALTYIVERVRSMTRATGGAIALEEGGEIVCRASSGNAPGIGARVDPNLGLSGECVRTGEIVRCEDTETDPRADRLVCRRLELRSIVIVPVRVQGCPAGVLEVFSSRAHAFESSDVLLLRRVSELVAGITVSQPGPAPSSVSRPHTVMAAALMEPFLADPQAEETMPAMIEEILKLDVEERPAPPPAPKPQPAVEPTPVVVSTASVAPVERPVPPPAPKPQPAAEPTPVVVSTASVAPVERPVPPPAPKPQPAAEPTPVVVSTASVAPIERPVPPPPVPAPVVKSEVKAEQEPPAKRSLVAVEKTVAPPPVERVAPREASVPAVVSVPVVASTPVAPLEAVAPPPPVNKPDFVKPRAMAAAAAAAVQASARPKPAPVRDQDEDGGDELPTAASTREAVLSSLAAQRPSPWRLRTTGGVILVAVLVIGGWQVWRAFAPPQGTPMDSEFKRANPAAAPPSNTAAPTIAASTTAAPVPANAVPPAAKPSASQPGVAVAKPVPVGVVTAPAIPPGPAKDTPEEKVAETITLPPPNVTNVTKAIKAEADPPPAIAMATHAPSELSAISHVLHAPVPVPTLEARVSHISGGKLIKRFDPVYPSGAMGMHGEVILKATINREGKVTAVQVVRGQAVLAQAAAAAVKRWRYQPFVLNGTPLEVENTITVNFKAPGQR; encoded by the coding sequence ATGGGCACGATACTGACGGGAGAGACCGAACCGCCTAAGGACGAAGGCGCGAATGACCGGCGTACTTCGCTGCGGCGCAGCGTGGTGGATTCGCAGCTGATCACCGTCGACTTGGCGTTCCAGACCGGAGCGCTGCTCCTCGATCTGAGCGAGACTGGCATGGGCGTGCAAGCGCTGGGCAGCGTGCCCAGCGGCACCACCACCCCTCTCCATTTTGATCTTCCGGAAACCGGCGGACGGATAGTCGGCGTGGGCCGGATTGCGTGGACGGACAGCTCGGGGCGGTTGGGAATCCGGTTTGAGGAAATTGCCGAGAGGAGCCGGCTTCACCTGGCGCAGTGGCTGGCGCGCGACCGGCGTCCGCTGATCGCGCCCGGCCCGAATGTGGCGCTTCCGTCCTGGCCACCAGCGCATACGCGCGACGAAATCGCCGCCCTGCGCCGCGAGCTGACCAGCGATAAGCTCACCGGTGACGCGGCGCTGACGTACATCGTGGAACGAGTGCGCAGCATGACTCGCGCCACCGGCGGTGCGATTGCCCTGGAAGAGGGCGGAGAGATCGTGTGCCGCGCCAGCAGCGGGAATGCGCCCGGTATCGGGGCACGGGTCGATCCCAACTTAGGACTTTCGGGCGAATGCGTGCGCACCGGCGAGATTGTGCGCTGCGAAGACACGGAAACCGATCCTCGTGCCGACCGCCTGGTTTGCCGCCGCCTGGAACTGCGTTCCATCGTGATTGTTCCGGTGCGCGTGCAGGGATGTCCGGCGGGCGTGTTGGAAGTGTTTTCCTCCCGAGCCCACGCCTTCGAAAGCAGTGACGTGCTGCTCCTGCGACGCGTATCCGAACTGGTAGCGGGGATCACCGTCAGCCAACCGGGGCCGGCGCCGTCCTCTGTCTCGCGTCCGCACACGGTGATGGCAGCGGCGCTAATGGAACCGTTCCTGGCAGATCCGCAGGCGGAAGAAACCATGCCGGCTATGATCGAAGAAATCCTCAAGCTGGACGTTGAGGAGCGGCCTGCGCCGCCGCCTGCGCCAAAGCCGCAGCCAGCAGTTGAACCGACGCCGGTTGTCGTATCCACCGCAAGCGTTGCACCGGTCGAGCGGCCTGTGCCGCCGCCTGCGCCAAAGCCGCAGCCAGCGGCTGAACCGACGCCGGTTGTCGTATCCACCGCAAGCGTTGCACCGGTCGAGCGGCCTGTGCCGCCGCCTGCGCCAAAGCCGCAGCCAGCAGCTGAACCGACGCCGGTTGTCGTATCCACCGCAAGCGTTGCACCGATCGAGCGGCCTGTGCCGCCGCCGCCCGTGCCTGCTCCGGTCGTCAAGTCCGAGGTCAAGGCAGAGCAGGAACCGCCAGCGAAGCGCAGCTTAGTGGCGGTGGAAAAAACAGTCGCGCCGCCACCGGTGGAAAGAGTCGCGCCGAGAGAAGCAAGTGTGCCGGCGGTGGTCAGTGTTCCAGTGGTAGCGAGTACTCCGGTTGCGCCGCTGGAGGCAGTGGCGCCTCCGCCGCCGGTCAACAAGCCTGATTTTGTCAAGCCGCGCGCGATGGCTGCTGCGGCGGCTGCGGCCGTGCAGGCTTCCGCCCGGCCCAAGCCGGCGCCGGTGCGAGATCAGGATGAGGATGGTGGCGACGAACTGCCCACGGCTGCTTCGACACGCGAAGCGGTGTTGTCCAGCTTGGCGGCGCAACGGCCGTCGCCCTGGAGGCTGAGAACTACCGGCGGCGTCATCCTGGTGGCGGTGCTGGTGATAGGCGGATGGCAGGTCTGGCGGGCGTTCGCCCCTCCCCAGGGCACGCCCATGGACAGCGAGTTCAAGCGAGCCAATCCTGCTGCGGCACCGCCCAGCAATACGGCTGCACCCACGATTGCGGCGAGTACGACTGCGGCGCCCGTTCCGGCGAACGCCGTGCCGCCGGCGGCAAAACCGTCGGCGTCGCAGCCCGGCGTAGCCGTCGCCAAGCCAGTGCCCGTCGGCGTCGTCACCGCGCCGGCGATTCCGCCAGGTCCCGCGAAGGACACTCCAGAGGAGAAGGTCGCGGAGACGATTACGTTACCGCCGCCCAACGTTACCAACGTTACTAAGGCAATTAAGGCAGAGGCCGATCCGCCTCCGGCGATTGCGATGGCTACGCATGCGCCGAGCGAATTGTCAGCCATTTCCCACGTGCTGCATGCGCCGGTGCCGGTGCCCACCCTGGAGGCGAGAGTTTCGCATATCAGCGGCGGCAAGCTGATCAAGAGGTTTGACCCCGTCTATCCGTCCGGCGCCATGGGTATGCACGGCGAAGTGATATTGAAGGCGACCATCAACCGCGAGGGCAAAGTGACTGCGGTGCAGGTCGTCAGAGGCCAAGCGGTTCTGGCGCAGGCGGCGGCCGCTGCCGTGAAGCGCTGGCGCTACCAGCCCTTCGTGTTGAACGGAACACCGCTCGAAGTCGAAAACACGATCACGGTTAACTTCAAGGCGCCTGGGCAGCGGTAA
- a CDS encoding SH3 domain-containing protein — protein sequence MKVVIRNPHNLNGRHFKIMSRLIFAIVAVCLSLPALGQQAQQQDNVKELSKDLGELNSLVQQLRVAEQPAQDGKQMAYLRLDSEAKAQPMVAAKNTAQFKHGEAAQVLKERGDWVLVVGQDNKTGWVESQAIAVQATAQAAFDMAVEKIIRQLQKMRAKYSQGPVVLSGFTIDVKFPPGASVEFGFK from the coding sequence ATGAAGGTTGTCATTCGCAACCCACACAATCTGAATGGGAGGCACTTCAAAATTATGTCGCGACTAATTTTCGCCATTGTTGCGGTTTGTCTGTCGCTCCCCGCGCTCGGACAACAAGCGCAACAACAGGACAATGTCAAAGAACTCTCGAAAGATTTGGGTGAGTTAAACAGCCTCGTTCAGCAACTTCGGGTCGCAGAGCAGCCCGCGCAGGACGGCAAGCAAATGGCGTACCTGCGGCTAGACTCCGAAGCGAAAGCGCAGCCGATGGTTGCAGCAAAGAACACGGCGCAGTTTAAGCATGGGGAAGCAGCTCAAGTATTGAAGGAGCGCGGTGATTGGGTGCTTGTTGTTGGCCAGGACAATAAGACCGGCTGGGTCGAATCCCAGGCGATCGCGGTGCAGGCTACAGCGCAGGCAGCATTTGACATGGCGGTTGAAAAAATCATTCGCCAGCTTCAGAAGATGCGCGCGAAGTACTCGCAGGGGCCAGTTGTCTTGTCGGGCTTCACGATTGACGTAAAGTTTCCGCCCGGAGCTTCCGTAGAGTTTGGTTTCAAGTGA
- a CDS encoding acetyl ornithine aminotransferase family protein, with protein sequence MPSTITIPAGPHIRTDLPGPNARRVLEGDKTYVSPSYTRSYPLVAKRGRGVVVEDVDGNEFLDFSAGIAVVSTGHCHPEVVAAIQKQAAELIHMSGTDFYYENMITLAERLSAVAPMKGPHRFYYGNSGAEAVEAAIKVARYHTRRQNIIAFYGAFHGRTMGALSLTSSKVQQRRRFFPLMPGVTHVPYPNVYRCPKGTDPVEYAVECARFIEQKVLKTTLPPEEVAAIFVEPIQGEGGYVVAPPEFLVELRRICDRHGILLVADEVQCGSGRSGKWWAIQHAGVEPDIVCIAKGIASGMPLGVTITKKDIMDWVPGSHASTFGGNPVCIAAALATINVLEREAIANAETIGRHIMQRISAWPQKYELVGDVRGRGLMIGVELVTDKQSKAPAGPARDKVVEMAFAKGCLFLGAGENSVRICPPLVITKEQADIGLDTLEECIQAVDNSSKDAQPGKA encoded by the coding sequence ATGCCAAGCACAATTACGATCCCGGCCGGGCCCCATATTCGCACCGACCTGCCCGGTCCTAATGCCCGGCGCGTACTGGAAGGCGACAAGACGTACGTTTCGCCCTCCTACACGCGTTCTTATCCCTTGGTCGCCAAGCGCGGCCGCGGCGTTGTCGTCGAGGACGTTGACGGCAACGAGTTTCTGGACTTTTCCGCCGGGATCGCCGTGGTCTCTACCGGTCACTGCCATCCCGAGGTGGTCGCTGCCATCCAAAAGCAGGCGGCGGAATTGATCCACATGTCGGGCACGGATTTCTATTACGAGAACATGATCACGCTGGCCGAGCGGCTTTCGGCGGTCGCGCCCATGAAAGGCCCGCACCGCTTCTACTACGGCAACTCCGGCGCGGAGGCGGTCGAGGCGGCCATCAAGGTGGCGCGCTACCACACCCGGCGCCAGAACATCATCGCCTTCTACGGAGCGTTCCACGGCCGCACCATGGGCGCGCTGTCGTTGACCTCATCGAAGGTGCAGCAGCGCCGCCGCTTTTTCCCGCTCATGCCCGGCGTCACGCACGTCCCGTATCCCAACGTTTACCGCTGTCCCAAGGGCACTGATCCGGTGGAGTACGCGGTGGAGTGCGCGCGCTTCATCGAGCAGAAAGTACTGAAGACCACGCTTCCGCCGGAGGAAGTGGCGGCCATTTTCGTGGAACCCATCCAGGGCGAAGGCGGCTACGTCGTCGCCCCACCGGAATTCCTGGTCGAACTGCGCCGCATCTGCGACCGGCACGGCATCCTTCTCGTCGCCGACGAAGTGCAGTGCGGCTCCGGGCGCAGCGGCAAGTGGTGGGCGATCCAGCACGCCGGGGTTGAGCCCGACATCGTCTGCATCGCCAAGGGCATCGCCTCCGGCATGCCGCTGGGCGTGACCATCACGAAGAAAGACATCATGGACTGGGTGCCCGGCTCGCATGCCTCCACCTTTGGCGGCAATCCGGTTTGCATTGCTGCGGCTCTGGCGACGATCAACGTTCTCGAGCGCGAGGCGATCGCTAACGCCGAGACCATCGGCCGTCACATCATGCAGCGCATCAGCGCGTGGCCGCAGAAGTACGAGCTTGTGGGCGACGTGCGCGGTCGCGGCCTGATGATCGGCGTGGAACTGGTCACCGATAAGCAGAGCAAGGCGCCCGCCGGACCGGCTCGCGACAAGGTCGTCGAAATGGCCTTCGCGAAGGGCTGCCTGTTCCTCGGGGCCGGAGAGAACTCCGTCCGCATCTGCCCGCCGCTCGTTATCACCAAGGAGCAGGCGGACATCGGACTGGATACCCTGGAAGAGTGCATTCAGGCTGTGGACAACAGCTCAAAAGACGCCCAGCCCGGCAAGGCTTGA
- a CDS encoding CCA tRNA nucleotidyltransferase, giving the protein MSDSAKPAAIEIVRTLRERGYQAYLVGGCVRDLVLGREPADYDVSTNAHPEDVMRIFPETWAVGAQFGVVLVPVESGDRAIGRSGDLEDAAANESIARSSDHPITRSIEVATFRSDGLYTDGRHPDQVTYSQDPREDVQRRDFTINGLLLDPTTNQVLDYVGGLGDLHHQIIRTIGSPEKRFDEDKLRLLRAVRFAARFGYKIEPETMRAIRQVAPQIAQVSRERVRDELTKMLTEGHARRAFELLDEPGLLHEVLPEVEKMKGVEQPPQFHPEGDVWVHTLLMLEMLPSGASRTLAWGALLHDVGKPPTFRVAPDRIRFDHHVEVGVAMAGGIARRLCMSNDDTHQIAALVGQHMRFADALKMNPSTLKRFMRQPQFAEHLEMHRIDCLASHGDLSIYESLRQRLAETPPEEIRPRPLITGHDLLAMDYRAGPLFREILAAVEDAQLEGRVTTREQAIELVRREYPLERRA; this is encoded by the coding sequence ATGTCTGACTCCGCCAAACCCGCCGCCATCGAAATCGTGCGCACGCTGCGCGAGCGCGGCTACCAGGCGTACCTGGTGGGCGGATGTGTGCGCGACCTGGTGCTCGGACGCGAACCCGCCGACTACGACGTCTCGACCAATGCCCATCCGGAAGACGTGATGCGCATTTTTCCCGAAACCTGGGCGGTGGGAGCGCAGTTCGGCGTGGTGCTGGTGCCGGTGGAGTCGGGCGATCGGGCGATCGGGCGATCGGGTGATCTAGAAGACGCTGCAGCAAACGAATCGATCGCCAGATCGTCCGATCATCCGATCACCAGATCAATTGAGGTGGCCACCTTCCGCTCCGACGGTCTCTACACCGACGGCCGCCACCCCGACCAGGTCACCTACTCCCAAGACCCGCGCGAGGACGTGCAGCGGCGCGACTTTACCATCAACGGCCTGCTGCTCGACCCAACAACCAACCAGGTGCTCGACTACGTCGGCGGGCTCGGCGATCTGCATCACCAGATCATCCGGACGATTGGTTCCCCCGAGAAGCGCTTCGACGAAGACAAGCTGCGCCTGTTGCGCGCGGTGCGCTTCGCGGCGCGCTTCGGCTACAAAATCGAACCGGAAACCATGCGCGCCATCCGGCAGGTCGCGCCCCAAATCGCGCAGGTCAGCCGCGAGCGCGTGCGCGACGAGCTCACCAAGATGCTCACCGAAGGCCATGCGCGGCGCGCCTTCGAACTGCTGGATGAACCCGGCCTGCTGCACGAGGTCCTGCCGGAAGTTGAGAAGATGAAGGGTGTGGAGCAGCCGCCACAGTTCCATCCCGAGGGCGACGTCTGGGTGCACACGTTGCTCATGCTGGAAATGCTGCCGTCGGGCGCTTCGCGCACGCTCGCCTGGGGCGCGTTGCTGCATGATGTCGGCAAGCCGCCCACGTTTCGCGTCGCGCCCGACCGCATCCGCTTCGATCATCATGTGGAGGTTGGAGTGGCGATGGCGGGGGGCATTGCGCGCCGCCTGTGCATGTCGAACGACGACACGCACCAGATTGCCGCGCTCGTCGGCCAGCACATGCGCTTTGCCGACGCGCTGAAAATGAACCCTTCGACCCTGAAACGCTTCATGCGCCAACCGCAGTTTGCCGAGCACCTGGAGATGCACCGCATTGACTGCCTCGCCAGCCACGGCGATCTTTCCATTTACGAATCTCTGCGGCAGCGGTTGGCGGAGACCCCGCCGGAGGAGATCCGTCCCCGCCCGCTGATCACCGGCCACGACCTGCTTGCCATGGACTACCGGGCCGGGCCGTTGTTTCGGGAGATCCTCGCCGCGGTGGAAGACGCGCAGCTCGAGGGACGCGTCACCACGCGCGAACAGGCAATCGAGTTGGTCCGGCGCGAATATCCCCTGGAGCGCCGTGCCTAG
- a CDS encoding EamA family transporter, producing the protein MPHERQHRLRVAFAFALVYVFWGSTYLGIGIAVEHIPPLLMTGTRFLIAGLLMLAWCAITGRKIRVTLAELVRLGIIGALLLSVANPVLARAEEVVPTGLAALIVSMTPLWFLLIDTWMFRGDHVSRRGTIGLFLGIAGIVVLLWPKLRAMSSSPLDRRVLLAALTLPLASFSWALGSALSKRWQEGIDAFAATGWQMAIAGGLNLCLALALGDPWRAHWTLSGIGAIAYLIVFGSWVGYSAYIWLLQNVPMPKVATYAYVNPVVAVFLGWLVLRETVDRYILAGSVIIVGAVALVTSAKVRSKAGVEVPATELPVVEGTGD; encoded by the coding sequence ATGCCGCACGAGCGCCAGCACCGCCTCCGAGTCGCCTTTGCGTTTGCGCTGGTGTACGTGTTTTGGGGCTCGACGTACCTGGGCATCGGCATCGCCGTGGAGCACATCCCGCCGCTGCTGATGACCGGCACGCGCTTTCTGATTGCCGGCCTGCTGATGCTGGCCTGGTGCGCGATCACGGGCCGAAAGATCCGGGTGACGCTGGCCGAACTGGTGCGGCTGGGCATCATTGGCGCGCTGTTGCTCTCGGTGGCCAATCCTGTCCTGGCGCGCGCCGAGGAAGTCGTGCCCACCGGCCTGGCGGCGCTGATTGTTTCCATGACGCCGCTGTGGTTTCTGTTGATTGACACTTGGATGTTCCGGGGCGACCACGTTTCTCGCCGTGGGACGATCGGCCTGTTTCTGGGGATTGCCGGAATTGTGGTGTTACTGTGGCCCAAGTTGCGCGCTATGTCGTCCAGCCCCTTGGACCGGCGCGTGCTGCTGGCCGCGCTCACCTTGCCGCTGGCCTCGTTTTCCTGGGCGCTGGGCTCCGCGCTCTCGAAGCGCTGGCAGGAGGGCATTGACGCCTTTGCCGCCACGGGTTGGCAGATGGCCATTGCCGGCGGGCTGAATCTCTGCCTGGCGCTGGCTTTGGGAGATCCGTGGCGGGCGCACTGGACGCTGTCGGGCATCGGAGCCATTGCCTACCTGATCGTGTTCGGCTCGTGGGTGGGATACAGCGCCTACATCTGGCTGCTGCAGAACGTCCCCATGCCGAAGGTAGCGACCTATGCCTACGTCAATCCGGTGGTGGCAGTATTCCTGGGTTGGCTGGTGTTACGCGAAACGGTGGACCGCTACATTCTCGCTGGGTCGGTGATCATCGTGGGCGCGGTGGCGCTGGTCACCAGCGCGAAGGTGAGGTCGAAGGCCGGGGTTGAGGTTCCCGCAACCGAACTGCCGGTCGTGGAAGGCACGGGGGATTGA
- a CDS encoding response regulator: protein MPQQIALVVDDSMLIRHAVCRFLEQRGFAVASATNGLEAIQILDSVLPDLIVTDLMMPKMTGSELITAVKKNPVTARVPVLVLAGRSSARAMKPEGRADYVIYKDIDIEEQLAKGLAITLGQSATVS, encoded by the coding sequence ATGCCGCAACAAATCGCACTCGTGGTGGATGATTCCATGCTGATCCGGCATGCCGTCTGTCGCTTTCTGGAGCAGCGCGGCTTCGCGGTGGCGTCGGCAACCAATGGCCTGGAGGCGATACAGATCCTCGACAGCGTCCTGCCCGACCTCATCGTCACCGACCTGATGATGCCCAAGATGACAGGCAGCGAACTGATTACCGCGGTCAAGAAGAATCCCGTAACGGCGCGCGTTCCCGTCTTGGTGCTGGCGGGCCGGAGCAGCGCGCGCGCAATGAAGCCGGAAGGCCGTGCCGATTACGTGATTTACAAGGACATTGACATCGAAGAGCAGCTCGCCAAGGGGCTGGCGATCACGCTCGGCCAATCCGCGACCGTAAGTTAG
- a CDS encoding AbiV family abortive infection protein, producing MTGNKQNSSGVDKVLLAELARGAQITFANGEALYNEASFLRGQGRLSRALFLHQISLEECAKIEILGAFATSLLMGHDVDFEKVQKGLASHAHKNRTNAYSLNASAEEESAKQAGDFDAALTAFKQMQKAFHLKANTAKNAALYVDFKDQKFVAPDECITLEMAAEIAALNEEFLGLSSPKIEMLQKWLENPVVPADDAKYFEKRIEELATEHPNDPSKALELVMKEMLERIRQRPCK from the coding sequence ATGACGGGCAACAAGCAAAATTCGAGCGGAGTAGACAAGGTGCTTTTGGCCGAACTTGCGCGAGGAGCGCAAATCACGTTCGCAAATGGTGAAGCTCTCTACAACGAGGCATCTTTTCTGCGGGGACAGGGAAGGTTGAGTCGCGCGCTGTTCCTGCATCAGATTTCGTTAGAAGAGTGTGCAAAGATCGAAATCTTGGGAGCATTTGCCACCAGCCTGCTGATGGGCCACGACGTTGATTTTGAAAAGGTACAGAAGGGTTTGGCAAGCCATGCTCACAAGAACCGCACCAACGCATACTCCTTAAACGCATCCGCAGAAGAAGAGAGTGCGAAACAGGCTGGAGACTTCGACGCCGCCCTTACCGCTTTTAAGCAAATGCAGAAAGCATTTCATCTGAAGGCCAATACCGCAAAAAACGCCGCATTATATGTCGATTTCAAAGACCAGAAATTTGTGGCACCGGATGAGTGCATCACACTTGAAATGGCCGCAGAGATTGCTGCGCTAAATGAAGAGTTCTTGGGATTGAGTTCTCCGAAGATTGAAATGCTGCAAAAATGGCTGGAAAATCCTGTAGTTCCTGCCGATGACGCCAAATATTTTGAGAAACGTATTGAAGAGCTAGCGACCGAGCACCCCAATGACCCCTCGAAGGCCCTCGAGCTTGTAATGAAGGAAATGCTGGAACGTATACGACAAAGACCCTGCAAATAG
- the tsaD gene encoding tRNA (adenosine(37)-N6)-threonylcarbamoyltransferase complex transferase subunit TsaD, with product MPDTYILGIESSCDETAAAVVRSGEEVISNVVLSQIATHRPYGGVVPELASREHLRAVIPVVRTALAEAERSYETVDAIAVTRGPGLPGALLVGISFAKALAYALDKPLIAVNHLEGHIHAVLLEERQKGNRDMRFPLLALVVSGGHTHLYLAEQRSQSWTYQNIGHTRDDAAGEAFDKVAKLLGLGYPGGPIINQLAAHGNPQAVKFTFAQIKHRDRKDRGTAADERPHFDFSFSGIKTAVLRYAETHHMQRVIDARRAALAQIPKPTTEEVLRFSDPMTLDLVASFQHAVIGDLAEKTLAAARAYDAATLFVTGGVAANSELRHRFQEKAAQEGLPVFFPSRPLSTDNAAMIAAAAYPKFLSHDFAEPELSAEAGLQLR from the coding sequence ATGCCCGACACCTACATCCTGGGAATCGAGAGCTCCTGCGACGAGACCGCGGCAGCCGTCGTCCGCTCCGGCGAGGAGGTCATCTCCAATGTCGTGCTTTCCCAGATTGCCACCCACCGGCCTTATGGCGGCGTGGTGCCGGAGCTGGCGTCGCGCGAGCACTTGCGGGCCGTTATTCCCGTGGTGCGCACCGCGCTGGCCGAGGCGGAGCGCAGTTACGAAACCGTGGATGCCATCGCCGTCACCCGCGGCCCCGGCCTGCCGGGCGCGTTGCTGGTGGGCATCAGCTTCGCCAAGGCGCTGGCCTATGCGCTGGACAAGCCGCTGATTGCCGTCAATCACCTCGAAGGCCACATCCACGCCGTGCTCCTGGAGGAGCGGCAAAAAGGGAACCGCGACATGCGGTTTCCGTTGCTCGCGCTGGTGGTTTCGGGCGGGCACACGCACCTGTATCTGGCCGAGCAGCGCAGCCAGAGCTGGACGTACCAGAACATCGGCCACACCCGTGACGATGCCGCCGGCGAAGCTTTCGACAAGGTCGCCAAGCTGCTCGGGCTTGGTTATCCCGGCGGGCCAATCATCAACCAGCTAGCGGCGCACGGCAATCCCCAGGCGGTGAAGTTCACCTTCGCGCAGATCAAGCACCGCGACCGCAAGGATCGCGGCACTGCCGCGGACGAGCGCCCGCACTTTGATTTTTCCTTCAGCGGCATCAAGACTGCCGTTCTGCGCTATGCCGAAACCCACCACATGCAGCGCGTCATTGACGCCCGCCGCGCCGCCCTCGCCCAGATTCCCAAGCCCACCACCGAAGAGGTGTTACGTTTCTCCGATCCGATGACGCTCGATCTTGTCGCGTCGTTCCAGCACGCGGTGATTGGCGACCTTGCCGAAAAAACGCTGGCCGCAGCGCGCGCCTACGATGCCGCCACGCTGTTCGTGACCGGCGGGGTTGCCGCTAACAGCGAACTGCGGCACCGCTTCCAAGAGAAGGCTGCGCAGGAAGGGCTGCCGGTGTTCTTCCCTTCCCGGCCGCTCTCCACCGACAACGCCGCCATGATCGCCGCCGCGGCGTATCCGAAATTTCTGTCGCATGATTTTGCCGAACCCGAGCTTTCGGCCGAGGCAGGTCTGCAACTGCGCTGA
- a CDS encoding DUF2283 domain-containing protein, whose amino-acid sequence MKLHYYPETDSLYIDLNARPSVDSREIADGLVVDFDADGRVVGIDIQHASQSLDLRTLETESLPMPSS is encoded by the coding sequence ATGAAGCTACACTACTATCCCGAAACTGACTCGCTCTACATCGACCTGAATGCGAGACCGAGTGTCGATTCACGCGAGATCGCGGACGGATTGGTCGTAGATTTCGACGCCGACGGCCGGGTTGTCGGTATTGATATTCAACACGCGTCGCAGAGCTTGGATTTAAGGACGCTGGAAACCGAATCGCTTCCGATGCCGAGTAGTTAG